One Setaria viridis chromosome 5, Setaria_viridis_v4.0, whole genome shotgun sequence genomic region harbors:
- the LOC140222805 gene encoding uncharacterized protein — protein MCEESAKQMTWHKNGRRYNADKLVHPSDGEAWTKFDAIYDEKAREARNVRVALAIDGFNPYGVAAAPYTCWPMFVIPLNLPPGVIFQRQNIFLSLIIPEHPGNNMSVYMEPLIDDLVRAWEEGVWTYDRATRTNFKMHIWYHYSLHDLPAYGIFCGWCVHGKFPCPVCKASVKFTWLTKGGKYSSFDKHRQFLPPDHPFRTDIRNFTKDVVVNEPPPQMLTLALVRAQIDALEVNNHEGGFVGYGEQHAWTQKSCLWNLPYFDDLLLPHNIDVMHTEKNIAEAIFGTIMDIPDKTKDNVKARVDQARLCNRPKLDMMPPRAGKSWRKPKADFVLTRAQKREVLEWFQTLMFPDGYAANLKRGVNLATLRINGLKSHDYHVWLERLLPVMVRGYVPDNVWQVLAELSNFFRQLCAKELSRTVVAEMERMAPVLLCKLEKIFPPGFFNPMQHMILHLPYEARMGGPVQGRWCYSIERCQKVLRTKCKNKCKIEASIAEAYILEEVSNFTTKYYADNLPSVHNPPARYNDSEVESSLSLFRGQLGSASGATRKKLKHKEWRTIMLYVLTNLAEVEPYIL, from the coding sequence ATGTGTGAAGAATCCGCAAAACAAATGACATGGCATAAAaacggacgtcgatacaatgctgacaagctggtacatccatccgatggtgaagcctggacaaagtttgatgcCATTTATGATGAGAAAGCTcgagaggctcgtaatgtacgtgttgcgctcgCAATAGATGGGTTCAATCCGTATGGAGTGGCGGCTGCCCCGTACACATGTTGGCCTATGTTTGTTATCCCCttgaatctcccccctggtgtcATCTTTCAGCGacaaaacatttttttatcgttgataattccagaacacccagggaataatatgagtgtgtacatggagcctctgatagatgatttggtccgtgcatgggaggaaggggtatggacatacgaccggGCTACacggacaaacttcaagatgcatatttggtaccactattccctgcatgacttgccggcatatggtattttctgtggctggtgtgttcacgggaagttcccctgcccagtatgcaaggcttcaGTGAAGTTCACTTGGTTGACCaagggtggcaagtattcttcattcgacaaacatcgacaattccttcctcctgaccatcctttcagaacagatattagaaattttacgaaagatgtcgtagttaatgAGCCCCCACCGCAGATGTTGACCTTAGCCTTGGTTCGTGCTCAGATAGACGCTCTTGAGGTCAATAATCATGAAGGTGGgtttgtgggatatggcgagcaacatgcttggactcagaagtcttgcttgtggaatctcccctattttgacgatcttcttctcccacataatattgatgttatgcacactgaaaagaacatcgctgaggcaatttttggtacaatcatggacattcctgacaagacaaaggataacgtcaaggctagagtggatcaagcaaggttatgcaacagaccaaagctagacatgaTGCCTCCTAGAgccggcaagtcgtggagaaagcctaaggccgattttgtcctgacgagggcccaaaagagggaggtattagaatggttccaaacgttaatgttccctgatgggtacgcagcgaatttgaagaggggagtgaacctAGCTACtttgcgaatcaacgggctcaaaagtcatgattaccacgtatggcttgagcgcctactcccggtgatggttcgaggctatgtacCTGATAATGTCTGGcaagtgctagcggagttgagcaatttcttccgtcaGCTGTGTGCTAAGGAATTATCTcggaccgtggttgcagaaatggaaagaatggcgcctgtgttgctctgtaagttggagaagatctttccgcctggcttcttcaatccgatgcagcacatgattttgcacctcccgtatgaagcacgaatgggggggcctgtgcagggtcgttggtgctattcaattgagagatgtcaaaaggttcttcgaactaaatgtaaaaataaatgcaaaattgaagcatccattgcagaggcatacattctggaggaggtgtcaaacttcacaaccaaatactatgctgacaaccttcctagcgtgcacaaTCCACCCGCTCGTTATAATGACTCAGAAGTTGAATCGAGCCTTAGCCTTTTTCGAGGACAacttggaagtgcaagtggtgcgacacggaagaaattgaaacataaagagtggcgcactatcatgctgtatgtattgaccaaccttgccgaggtggagccgtacatactgTAA
- the LOC140222806 gene encoding uncharacterized protein — MHYEARVQAIIDFYAEYKRMRIKKEEARTMNLTKEEFMAVPPWWCRSFTRCWEKMVDVWLQPGWLENHNACRERRLQMPYASHHQGSLSLDEYKEKWVREFISVFSYIILHIL; from the exons atgcactacgaggcgcgcgttcaggccatcatcgacttttatgctgaatacaaaaggatgaggatcaaaaaagaagaggccaggacaatgaacctgaccaaggaagaattcatggcg gtgcctccgtggtggtgccgatcctttacccggtgctgggaaaaaatggtggacgtgtggttgcagcctgggtggttggagaaccacaatgcctgccgggagcggcgtctgcagatgccatatgcatcacaccatcaaggcagcctgagccttgatgagtacaaggaaaaatgggtacgtgaattcatttctgttttctcatacataatactgcatattttgtaa
- the LOC140220145 gene encoding disease resistance protein RGA2-like: MAELVASMVVGPLSLVKEKASSYLLYQYKVMEEQHENLKVMLPFILERITDAEKQATDKEAIRPWLQKLKVAAYEAIEVFDEFNYEALRRQAKKEGRYIKLGMDSQMRDFRFDKQPQAQVQINYLCENDSTMIDPEIVSRSRDEEKQKIVRMLVKEQANNKDPMVVPIVGMGGLGKTTLAQLIYNDPEVKKHFHQILKWVCVSDNFDVCNLANKICNASESNLENALQKLQRELTRKRYFWNLV; this comes from the exons ATGGCTGAGCTTGTAGCTAGCATGGTGGTCGGGCCACTGTCCCTCGTGAAGGAGAAGGCGTCCAGCTACCTCCTGTACCAGTACAAGGTCATGGAGGAGCAGCATGAGAACCTCAAGGTCATGCTGCCGTTTATCCTGGAAAGGATCACTGACGCTGAGAAGCAGGCAACCGACAAAGAAGCAATCAGACCCTGGCTTCAGAAGCTTAAGGTGGCGGCATATGAGGCCATCGAAGTCTTCGATGAATTCAACTATGAGGCCCTCCGTCGTCAAGCCAAGAAAGAGGGGCGCTACATCAAGCTCGGGATGGATTCA CAAATGCGCGACTTTCGGTTCGACAAACAGCCACAAGCGCAGGTTCAGATAAATTATCTGTGTGAGAATGACTCCACCATGATTGACCCAGAGATTGTCAGCAGATCCAGAGATGAAGAGAAGCAAAAGATTGTTAGAATGTTGGTCAAAGAACAAGCTAACAATAAGGATCCGATGGTCGTTCCCATTGTTGGAATGGGTGGATTGGGCAAGACCACCCTAGCTCAGCTCATCTATAATGACCCTGAAGTGAAGAAGCATTTCCACCAAATACTGAAGTGGGTCTGCGTGTCAGATAATTTCGATGTTTGTAACCTTGCCAACAAGATCTGCAACGCTTCTGAGAGCAACCTGGAGAATGCCTTGCAGAAGCTTCAGAGAGAACTCACTAGAAAGAGGTACTTCTGGAATTTAGTTTGA